GGACCGGGGGATTCTCGCCCCTGGAGACCGAATATGTCCGCCTGTTCATTGCGTGTCCGGGCGGCGTCCCCGCCCCGCTCTACCAGTCCTGCCACCAGGACACGCAACCCCGAACCATGGGCCAAAGCGCCCTGGACATGCAGTCCCGCCTCGATGAAGCTGGCCTTGAAATTTCCCTGCCTTCCAACGAACCGCCCGACCACCTGACCATCGAACTCGAATACCTTTTCTTCCTGCTCTCCGAAGAATGGTTCCGGGACGCTTCCCGTGCCGGCCGGGGTATTGATTTCGCCTCAACGGTCATGCTGCCCTGGGTGCGCCGTTTCCGCAACGCCGTGGCCGCAGCCGATCCGCACCCTGTTTTCCTGCACACGGCGGACATCGCCGTGGTCATGCTCGAAGCCCTGGTCAAGACCTAGTCAGTCCCCTCGGCCTTGACAACGGCTGCACGGAGCACGCTCAGGAACCGCTCGTCCGGCTCGAAATACCCGCGCTTGATCAGTTCTATGGTCCAGGTGCCGTCGCCTTCGGCGCGCACCAGATAGGCCAACGGCAGTTCTGCCTGGCCCAGGCACTCGAAAATCTGTCCGCCCTTGTCCGAGAACAGAGGGTAGGCCACATCGTAATGTTTCCTGAAGCTGACCACGGCCCTGTTGGAATCGTAGACCCCAAGGCCGATGATCTTGAGCCGCCCGGCCAGCACCGGGTCCGCCTCCACCTGCTTGAAAAACCGCGTCAGCTTCTTGGTTTCGGCCACGCAATCGCTGCACAGGGTGTTGTAGAGCTGGATAAGCAGGAACCGGGCCTTCAATTCCGAGAGTTGCAGGAACCTGGTCCCTTCGGGCAGGTCCAGGTATGCCCGGTCCTCGTCCCCGTTCAACACCGCCACCCGACAGGTTGGGAACGAATCCCCCACGGTCAGGATATGCTTTTCTTCCTTCACTCCGACCACGAGATCGGGATACCGCGCCTTCCAGCCGTGGAACCCTGCCGGATATCGGTATACCCGTGAATAACCGAGACGCACTGCCCAGCGCGCCGCAATGGAGCTGCGCAGTCACCTGAAGCTCCGGCAATAGATGACCAAGGCCCGCTTCTTGTCGCCGGTCAGGGCTTCCAGGGCCTGGCCCTTGGCCTGTGGCAGGTCCATGTTGTCGCCCAGGTCGAATTCCAGGTTGACGGCTTTCGGAATATGCCCGGCCGCGAACTCATAATCGGCCCGCGCATCGAGCAGGACCATGTCCCCGCCGCTCTCGATGAGCGCCTTGAGCCCCGCGTCGTCCAGCAGGGCATACCCCTCACGCTCCGCCTCGGCCTTGGCAGAGGACCACCATGCCTCGTTTTCATCCGCCCATGCGGGCCGGAAGCCCACAAAGCACAAGGCGAGGAGCAGACATGCAACATAGGAATATGTTCTTGGCATATGCACTCCCCGCCTTTGTAGTATCGTGACGGCCTGCCGGAACGGGTTCCGGCTATTTCGATCATCCCCTACTTGTTGGGATGAACCTCGTAGCTGTTGTCTTCGCCGAAGGCGTTGGTGGCTTCGAGATAGAAGACATCCTTGACGTCGGGACGAAGATCCTTGAACAGGTAGAACGCCTCGCCGGCCCTGGCTCCGGTGGCACAGGAAAAGACGATGGGCCTGTCGGTCGGAATTTCGCCGGCCTTCTTCTCAACCATGTTGACCGGCATGTTGATGGCGGACGGAAAGTGCCCTGCGGCGTACTCCTCGGGGTCGCGCACGTCGATGAGCAGGATGGCCTCCGGGTTTTCCTTGATGGTCTTCAGGAACCACTCGGTGTCCACCGCGCCTTCAGCTTCCCCGGCCTTGACCGCGGTGTCGGCGCCGCCGAACATCTCCTTCCAGCCGGGGTATCCGGATTCGGCGACCACGACATTCTTGTAGCCGAGGTAACGGGCCTTGATTGCAGACTTGTGGGACAGGGCACAGGCATATCCGCCGCAGTAGTAGACCAGGGTGGTCTCCACCTTGTCGATGGGCAGCAGGCCGCGCTTGTCCGCAAAATCCTTCTCGGGAATACCGATGGCGGACGGGATGGCCCCGTCCAGGAACTTCTTGTACGGACGGGCGTCGATGAGCATGTACTTTTCACCGGCGGAAATCCTGGCGTTCAGGTTCTCGAGACCGATGGAATAGTAAGGTGCGTTCTTCTTGAAATCCGGGAAACCGGCGGCATAGACCTTGACGTTGGTATACCCCAGGGCCTCGGCCGCATACGCGGACTTGTGAGACAGGGGGCAATCGAATCCGCCGCAATAGAAGATCAGCAGATCGTCCTTCTTGGCAGGCAGCTGGTCGACCATCTTGTCGAACTGGCTGGTCGGAATGGACACTGCTGTAGGAATGTACCCATCGACATACTTGGGCTTGTAGGGCCTGGAGTCGACGATCATCACGCCCTTGGGCTGGGGCATCTTGGCATACTTGGCCACGAACTT
This window of the Pseudodesulfovibrio sp. S3 genome carries:
- a CDS encoding molecular chaperone TorD family protein; translation: MTVSDTKTFLLNLVELCVTVFRGPDADTWSKMADSGLPELLDRVQGIPGFPAAPVRGLAKALSDCRRTGGFSPLETEYVRLFIACPGGVPAPLYQSCHQDTQPRTMGQSALDMQSRLDEAGLEISLPSNEPPDHLTIELEYLFFLLSEEWFRDASRAGRGIDFASTVMLPWVRRFRNAVAAADPHPVFLHTADIAVVMLEALVKT
- a CDS encoding rhodanese-like domain-containing protein encodes the protein MPRTYSYVACLLLALCFVGFRPAWADENEAWWSSAKAEAEREGYALLDDAGLKALIESGGDMVLLDARADYEFAAGHIPKAVNLEFDLGDNMDLPQAKGQALEALTGDKKRALVIYCRSFRULRSSIAARWAVRLGYSRVYRYPAGFHGWKARYPDLVVGVKEEKHILTVGDSFPTCRVAVLNGDEDRAYLDLPEGTRFLQLSELKARFLLIQLYNTLCSDCVAETKKLTRFFKQVEADPVLAGRLKIIGLGVYDSNRAVVSFRKHYDVAYPLFSDKGGQIFECLGQAELPLAYLVRAEGDGTWTIELIKRGYFEPDERFLSVLRAAVVKAEGTD
- a CDS encoding rhodanese-like domain-containing protein, producing MYKRMFAVAMMLVFAVVAMGGVAVAEEAKKPVFKEFHSIVDYKFVAKYAKMPQPKGVMIVDSRPYKPKYVDGYIPTAVSIPTSQFDKMVDQLPAKKDDLLIFYCGGFDCPLSHKSAYAAEALGYTNVKVYAAGFPDFKKNAPYYSIGLENLNARISAGEKYMLIDARPYKKFLDGAIPSAIGIPEKDFADKRGLLPIDKVETTLVYYCGGYACALSHKSAIKARYLGYKNVVVAESGYPGWKEMFGGADTAVKAGEAEGAVDTEWFLKTIKENPEAILLIDVRDPEEYAAGHFPSAINMPVNMVEKKAGEIPTDRPIVFSCATGARAGEAFYLFKDLRPDVKDVFYLEATNAFGEDNSYEVHPNK